In Arvicanthis niloticus isolate mArvNil1 chromosome 4, mArvNil1.pat.X, whole genome shotgun sequence, a single window of DNA contains:
- the LOC117707900 gene encoding olfactory receptor 5V1-like, with protein MTAFGMINYTSVTEFIFLGFSNHSSLRGIFFLVFLAIYLTTLLGNTLMMVATRVSLALHTPMYYFLSSLSFLDICYTSTTIPVTLVNFFREKKTISYKGCLSQIFFFVTCAGTECVLLAAMAYDRYVAICHPLRYPVLMSTRVCVCLVIGSWLCGLVNSVTHTALTATLTLCGPNQISHFLCDIPLLLKLSCSDTSVNESVLHVASATIGLSPCLFTAGSYIFIISAILRIPSAQGRRKAFSTCASHLTVVVVFYGTANFNYDRPREGYSLDMDILVSVLFCVVTPMLNPIIYSLRNKEVKGALRKLTGVHPLTVAIPRE; from the coding sequence ATGACTGCATTTGGAATGATCAATTATACAAGTGTCACAGAATTCATCTTCTTGGGATTTTCCAACCACTCCAGCCTGCGGGGCATCTTCTTCCTGGTCTTCCTGGCCATTTACCTGACAACTCTCCTGGGGAACACACTCATGATGGTGGCCACCAGGGTCAGCCTTGCTCTCCACACTCCAATGTACTATTTCCTCAGCAGCTTGAGTTTCCTGGACATCTGCTACACATCCACCACCATTCCAGTCACACTAGTGAACTTCTTCAGGGAGAAGAAGACCATCTCCTACAAGGGCTGCCTCTCCCAGATCTTCTTCTTTGTGACATGTGCTGGAACTGAATGTGTTTTGTTGGCCGCCATGGcttatgaccgctatgtggccatttgCCACCCTCTTCGGTATCCAGTTCTCATGAGCACAAGGGTCTGTGTCTGCTTGGTGATTGGGTCCTGGCTCTGTGGCTTGGTGAATTCTGTGACTCACACAGCACTGACAGCCACACTCACTCTGTGTGGCCCCAACCAGATCAGCCACTTTCTCTGTGACATCCCATTGCTTCTGAAGCTCTCCTGCTCAGACACCTCTGTCAATGAATCTGTCCTCCATGTGGCCAGTGCCACCATTGGCCTGAGCCCCTGCCTGTTCACTGCAGGCTCCTATATATTCATTATCTCTGCCATCCTGAGGATCCCCTCTGCCCAGGGCAGGAGAAAAGCCTTCTCGACCTGTGCCTCACACCTCACTGTGGTGGTGGTCTTTTATGGAACAGCCAACTTCAACTATGACAGACCCAGGGAAGGCTACTCCCTGGACATGGACATATTGGTGTCTGTGCTCTTCTGTGTTGTGACCCCCATGTTGAACCCCATCATCTACAGCCTGAGAAACAAGGAGGTCAAAGGTGCTCTGAGAAAGCTGACTGGCGTGCATCCCCTAACAGTAGCAATACCTAGAGAGTAA
- the LOC117707394 gene encoding olfactory receptor 5J3-like, giving the protein MTAFEMINYTRVTEFIFLGFSNHSSLWSIFFLVFLAIYLTTLLGNTLMMVATRVSPALHTPMYYFLSSLSFLDICYTSTTIPVTLVNFFREKKTISYEGCLSQIFFFVTCAGTEGVLLAAMAYDRYVAICHPLRYPVLMSTRVCVCLVIGSWLCGLVNSVTHTALTATLTLCGPNQISHFLCDIPLLLKLSCSDTSVNESVLHVASATIGLSPCLFTAGSYIFIISAILRIPSAQGRRKAFSTCASHLTVVVVFFGTANFNYDRPREGYSLDTDILVSVLFCVVTPMLNPIIYSLKNKEVKGALRKLIIKHGFSSVIND; this is encoded by the coding sequence ATGACTGCATTTGAAATGATCAATTATACGCGTGTCACAGAATTCATCTTCCTGGGATTTTCCAACCACTCCAGCCTGTGGAGCATCTTCTTTCTGGTCTTCCTGGCCATTTACCTGACAACTCTCCTGGGGAACACACTCATGATGGTGGCCACCAGGGTCAGCCCTGCTCTCCACACTCCAATGTACTATTTCCTCAGCAGCTTGAGTTTCCTGGACATCTGCTACACGTCCACCACCATTCCAGTCACACTAGTGAACTTCTTCAGGGAGAAGAAGACCATCTCCTACGAGGGATGCCTCTCCCAGATCTTCTTTTTTGTGACATGTGCTGGCACAGAAGGTGTTCTTTTGGCTGCCATGGcttatgaccgctatgtggccatttgCCACCCTCTTCGGTATCCAGTTCTCATGAGCACAAGGGTCTGTGTCTGCTTGGTGATTGGGTCCTGGCTCTGTGGCTTGGTGAATTCTGTGACTCACACAGCACTGACAGCCACACTCACTCTGTGTGGCCCCAACCAGATCAGCCACTTTCTCTGTGACATCCCATTGCTCCTGAAGCTCTCCTGCTCAGACACCTCTGTCAACGAATCTGTCCTCCATGTGGCCAGTGCCACCATTGGCCTGAGCCCCTGCCTGTTCACTGCAGGCTCCTATATATTCATTATCTCTGCCATCCTGAGGATCCCCTCTGCCCAGGGCAGGAGAAAAGCCTTCTCGACCTGTGCCTCACACCTCACTGTGGTGGTAGTTTTCTTTGGAACAGCCAACTTCAACTATGACAGACCCAGGGAAGGCTACTCCCTGGACACAGACATATTGGTGTCTGTGCTCTTCTGTGTTGTGACCCCCATGTTGAACCCCATCATCTACAGCCTGAAAAACAAGGAGGTTAAGGGTGCCCTTAGGAAGCTTATTATAAAACATGGATTCTCTAGTGTGATCAATGACTAg